The nucleotide sequence TAGTATCAGCTCTTGGAGGAGCTCTTACACTTGGATCCTACAAACTATTTATTGAAAAAGAAGCAAATATTGCGCAACAGCAAGCTACCACCTCTCCGTTTGCAATTCCAGTAAACTACAAAGCTGTAAACACAAATTTACCAATTGGTGAAGCTGTTGATTTTTCTACTGCTGCGGAAAAAACTGTACATACTGTAGTTCATGTTAAAAACACAACTACAAATTCTGGATCTTATACTTTTGAAGATTTATTTTTTGGAAGACGTTCACAAAGGCCACAAATAGGAACTGGTTCTGGTGTTATTATTTCCTCGGATGGAATGATAATTACTAATAATCATGTTATTGATGGTGCTCAAGAAATTTCTATCACCCTTAACAACAACAAAACTTATGAAGCTGAATTATTAGGTACAGACCCAAAAACAGATATTGCACTTTTAAAAATTGAAGCCGATGAAGAGCTGCCTTACACCACGTTTGGAGATAGTGACAACTCTAAAGTTGGCGAATGGGTTCTAGCAGTAGGCAATCCATTTAATTTAACATCTACAGTAACTGCAGGAATTATAAGTGCTAAATCGCGTGACCTATCTGGTGGTAATCAAGCACAATCGTTTATTCAAACTGATGCAGCTGTTAATCCTGGTAACTCTGGAGGCGCTTTAGTAAATACCGATGGGGAACTAATAGGTATTAATACAGCAATCACATCGCAAACTGGATCGTATGTTGGCTACTCGTTTGCTGTTCCAAGCAATATTGCTAAAAAGGTTGTTGAGGATATTATGGAGTTTGGTAATGTACAAAATGGCATCTTAGGAGTTGCTGGTGGCTCTCTTAATAGCGTGAGTGCTAAAGAATTGGGTGTTGATGATACTGAAGGTTTTTACGTAAGTACTGTCGAAGATGATTCTGGTGCTAAAAAAGCGGGGATTAAAGAAGGAGATATTATTAAACGATTAGACAATGTAAAAATTTCAAAGTTCTCAGATCTTAAAGGGTTTTTAAATACTAAAAGCCCAAATGATGTTGTCTATGTAACCGTTCTAAGAGATGGCGACGAGAAAACTGTTCCAGTTACCTTAGCTAAGCTAACTTCTGTTACAGTTCCAATAATAGGTACTTTAAAAGAAGTATCTAAAAAGGATCTAAAAAAAATGAAGGTTGATTATGGC is from Pontimicrobium sp. SW4 and encodes:
- a CDS encoding trypsin-like peptidase domain-containing protein, with protein sequence MKKIFTLVLVSALGGALTLGSYKLFIEKEANIAQQQATTSPFAIPVNYKAVNTNLPIGEAVDFSTAAEKTVHTVVHVKNTTTNSGSYTFEDLFFGRRSQRPQIGTGSGVIISSDGMIITNNHVIDGAQEISITLNNNKTYEAELLGTDPKTDIALLKIEADEELPYTTFGDSDNSKVGEWVLAVGNPFNLTSTVTAGIISAKSRDLSGGNQAQSFIQTDAAVNPGNSGGALVNTDGELIGINTAITSQTGSYVGYSFAVPSNIAKKVVEDIMEFGNVQNGILGVAGGSLNSVSAKELGVDDTEGFYVSTVEDDSGAKKAGIKEGDIIKRLDNVKISKFSDLKGFLNTKSPNDVVYVTVLRDGDEKTVPVTLAKLTSVTVPIIGTLKEVSKKDLKKMKVDYGLKITNLSGSYIDEWKADGVDNGSIVTAINGVKVNSINDVNSVMSKYSDKIYKIEIVKNNGEKVNYRFR